The sequence below is a genomic window from Pirellulales bacterium.
CTGATTAACGAAGCCGGCGCCAACAAGGTGGAGCGCTACAACGCGCTGGCGCGCCAGGAGGGAGCCAAGGTGTTGCTCGACGGCGGACGGATGACCGACGCGGCGCACGCGGCAGGTTATTACCTGTCGCCGTTTGTCTATTTGCAGGAGCATCGGCCGGGCGTTCGCACAATCCGCGAAGAAGTGTTTGGGCCGCACGTGGCGATTGTGCCGTTCGACACCGACGGCGACGCGATCCGCATTTACAACGACACGCCGTATGGGTTGTCGGTGGGGATCATCACCGAGGATTATCGCCGCTGGCGGCAATATCGCGACGAGTGCGACTACGGCATGGGCTACGTCAATCTGCCGTGCATCGGCGCCGAGGTGCATCTGCCGTTTGGCGGCGTCAAACGCAGCGGCAATGGGCAGCCATCAGCGGCGGCGCTGGTAGAGGCGGTCACGCATCGCACGGCTTTCACGGTGAATCACGACCGAACGATTCGTATGGCGCAGGGCATGAAGGCGGAATAAAGATGAAACGATGGCACAGCAGCGTCACGGTGCCGCACCTGGTCACTTCGTTGCCCGGCCCGAAGGCAGCCTCCTGGATCGCGCGCGACGATCAGGTGCTGAGCCCCTCTTACACTCGCGAGTATCCGTTGGTGGCGGCGCGCGGCTGGGAGTGCGTGATTGAGGATGTGGACGGCAATTTGTTTCTCGACTTCACGGCAGGACTGGCGGTGACATCGACTGGCCATAGCCACCCGGATGTGGTGGAGGCAATCCGCGATCAAGCGGAGCGGTTGATTCACATGTCGGGGACCGACTTCTACTACACCGCGGAGATCGAACTGGCGGAACGGTTGGCGCGCCTGGCGCCGGGAGATCAGCCGAAACGGGTGTTCTTCACCAACAGCGGCACGGAGGCGGTGGAGGCGGCGCTCAAGTTGGCGCGATTCGCCACGAGGCGCCCACGCGTGTTGGCATTCTACGGGGCGTTTCATGGCCGCACCTACGGCGCCATGTCGCTGGGCGGGTCGAAGGCGGTGCATCAGCAAGGTTTCGATCCGCTGGTGCCCGGAGTACACCGGTTGCCCTTTAATTGTTCGCGGGCGGAACTGGAAGAGCTGTTGCAGCGAGCGCTTCCGCCCAGCGAGTTGGCGGCGATCGTGGTGGAAGTTGTTCAAGGAGAGGGGGGATACCGCGTCGCGGAACCTCGATTTTTGGAAATGCTGCGCACCGTGAGTCGAGAGCATGGCGCCGCCTTGATCGTGGACGAGGTGCAGACGGGCATCGGGCGGACCGGAAAGATGTTCGCTACAGAGCATTTTGGTTTCGAGCCAGATATCGTGTGCCTGGCCAAGGGGATTGCAAGCGGGATGCCGCTGGGGGCGATGATCGCCACGGCCGATTGGATGACGTGGGGACCAGGGAGCCACGCCTCAACGTTTGGCGGCAATCCGCTCTGTTGCCGGGCGGCCATGGCGACGCTCGATCTGATCGAGCAGGAGTATCTGGCAAACGCCGTCGAGCGCGGGCAAGAACTGCGCGCCGGGCTGGAAGAGCTAGCCAGCCGCTCGCCTTGCCTGGGTGAGGTTCGAGGATTGGGTTTAATGCTGGCCGTCGATGCGCAGCGCCAGGGCGTCAACGATGCTGAACTGCGTGGGAGGTTGATCCACGCGGCGTTTGAGCGCGGGCTGCTGCTGGTGCCGTGCGGCGCGGCGGCGGTGCGATTTTGCCCTGCATTGTGTGTGACGCGCGAAGAGATCGCACGGGGGCTAGCGCTATTTGGCGACGCGTGCGAGGCGGCGATCGCGGAAGCCGACGACTAACGCGCTCCGACGACTCAGCCCTGACGCTTGTGGAGCAGCACGGCGCTGTCGTTGATTTCGCCCTGGATCTCCATCGCCTTTTGCCCCTTGAAGGCGCCCGGTGAGGCGTAGAACTTGGGCCGGCCTTGGATGCGGACCACCAGGGGACTATGCACGTCCTTGGCGGTGGTGATGACGTCGCCGACACGGAGTTCGATCAGGTCTTTGGTGGTGATCCGCGTTTCGGCGAGTTCGACGGCCAGTTCGATCACGGAGCCTTGCAGATTCTGGCTGATGTTTTCGATGGTTTCTGGCGTGGAATGTTTGCGGTTGTACGACACCCAGCTATTGGCGGTGAGTTTGCCGCCAACTCGCTCCAAGGCGTTGTAGGGGATACAGAGGTTCATCATGCCGCGCACGTCGCCGAGGGTGACCTCGAAGCTGACGAGCACCACCACCTCGTTTGGTGGGACGATCTGCACCAGTTGCGGATTGCTTTCGACGCGGGCAACCGAGAGCTCGAGAGCGACCACGTTCTCCCAGGCGTGCTTCAGCTCTTTCAGGAACAACTCGGTGATGTGCGAGACCAGGCCCAGCTCGATCTCGGTGAGCGGACGGCGGGCGACCGCGGTGTTCTCCACTCCGCCGCCCAAGAGGCGATCGATGATGGGATAGAGAATCGAGGGGTTGATGTCGAGAATCAACGTTCCTTCCAGCGGATCGGCCTTGAGCAAATTGAAGCAGGTGGGATTCTCCAAACTGAACACGAACTCGCTATAGGTGAGTTGGTCGACGCTGGTGAGTTTGACCTCGACGAGTCGGCGCAACATGGCCGATAGCGAGGCGCCAAAGTTGCGGCCAAACCCTTCGTGCAGGGTTTGCAACGCCCGCATCTGCTCCTTGCCGACGCGCTCGGGACGCTTGAAGTCGTAGGGAATGACCTTCTCGCGCAGCTTGGGGGCGGCGGGACCGGGACGGCGCGCGGCGGCAGCGCCGGCGGATTGCGTGTGCTTGCTCTCGATCGTGTTGATCAGGCTTTCGACTTCCGCCTGACTGAGAATATCGTCTGGCATCCTTGCCTCCGATCGTGGGCGGCGCGGCCGCCGAAGTTGTTATTCGCGCACCTGGCCGGTTCCGTGGCACACGTATTTGTAACTGGTGAGCTCGCGCAGTCCGCACGGGCCGCGAGCGTGGAGCTTGTCGGTGCTGATGCCGATCTCGGCGCCAAGGCCGAGTTCGAAGCCGTCGTTGAAGCGAGTGCTGGCGTTCACCATGACCGCTGAACTATCGACGCGTTGCTCGAACTGGCGGGCGGCATCGGCATCGGCGGTGATGATGGCGTCGGTATGCTTTGAGCCGTAGCGATTGATGTGGTCGATGGCGGCATCGAGCGAATCAACCACGGCGACCGAAATGACCGGGCCGAGAAACTCCGTGGCGAAATCTTGTTCGGTGGCCAAGGTGGC
It includes:
- a CDS encoding aldehyde dehydrogenase family protein; this translates as LVQRKLVDPFAAEFVARARRLQFGDPFDKGSFAGPLINEAGANKVERYNALARQEGAKVLLDGGRMTDAAHAAGYYLSPFVYLQEHRPGVRTIREEVFGPHVAIVPFDTDGDAIRIYNDTPYGLSVGIITEDYRRWRQYRDECDYGMGYVNLPCIGAEVHLPFGGVKRSGNGQPSAAALVEAVTHRTAFTVNHDRTIRMAQGMKAE
- a CDS encoding aminotransferase class III-fold pyridoxal phosphate-dependent enzyme — its product is MKRWHSSVTVPHLVTSLPGPKAASWIARDDQVLSPSYTREYPLVAARGWECVIEDVDGNLFLDFTAGLAVTSTGHSHPDVVEAIRDQAERLIHMSGTDFYYTAEIELAERLARLAPGDQPKRVFFTNSGTEAVEAALKLARFATRRPRVLAFYGAFHGRTYGAMSLGGSKAVHQQGFDPLVPGVHRLPFNCSRAELEELLQRALPPSELAAIVVEVVQGEGGYRVAEPRFLEMLRTVSREHGAALIVDEVQTGIGRTGKMFATEHFGFEPDIVCLAKGIASGMPLGAMIATADWMTWGPGSHASTFGGNPLCCRAAMATLDLIEQEYLANAVERGQELRAGLEELASRSPCLGEVRGLGLMLAVDAQRQGVNDAELRGRLIHAAFERGLLLVPCGAAAVRFCPALCVTREEIARGLALFGDACEAAIAEADD
- the fliM gene encoding flagellar motor switch protein FliM; this encodes MPDDILSQAEVESLINTIESKHTQSAGAAAARRPGPAAPKLREKVIPYDFKRPERVGKEQMRALQTLHEGFGRNFGASLSAMLRRLVEVKLTSVDQLTYSEFVFSLENPTCFNLLKADPLEGTLILDINPSILYPIIDRLLGGGVENTAVARRPLTEIELGLVSHITELFLKELKHAWENVVALELSVARVESNPQLVQIVPPNEVVVLVSFEVTLGDVRGMMNLCIPYNALERVGGKLTANSWVSYNRKHSTPETIENISQNLQGSVIELAVELAETRITTKDLIELRVGDVITTAKDVHSPLVVRIQGRPKFYASPGAFKGQKAMEIQGEINDSAVLLHKRQG